One genomic region from Nymphaea colorata isolate Beijing-Zhang1983 chromosome 12, ASM883128v2, whole genome shotgun sequence encodes:
- the LOC116265611 gene encoding oleosin L-like, with translation MAERQADQRTQQVVKVVTAVTIGGSLTVLSGLSLGGTVVALTVATPLLILFSPVLVPAAIAAILLVLGFLSSGGFAAAAVSVFAWAYRYATGKRPPGAEGMEAVRGCIAGKAREAKERAERFAHHVHGRAHEAASH, from the coding sequence ATGGCCGAGCGGCAGGCAGACCAGCGGACGCAGCAGGTGGTGAAGGTGGTGACGGCCGTGACGATTGGCGGCAGCCTCACCGTCCTTTCTGGCCTGAGCCTTGGGGGAACGGTGGTCGCCTTGACGGTGGCGACGCCGCTCCTGATCCTTTTCAGCCCCGTTCTCGTCCCGGCTGCGATCGCGGCGATCCTGCTGGTCCTGGGCTTCCTCTCGTCTGGCGGTTTCGCGGCGGCCGCGGTGTCAGTGTTCGCTTGGGCTTATAGGTACGCGACGGGGAAGAGGCCGCCGGGGGCTGAGGGGATGGAAGCGGTACGCGGCTGCATTGCAGGCAAGGCGCGGGAGGCGAAGGAGCGAGCTGAGCGTTTCGCTCACCACGTCCATGGCAGGGCGCATGAGGCCGCTTCCCACTAG